From the Mahella australiensis 50-1 BON genome, the window AATATAAGCATAGAATATTTTTCTAAATAAAGTAGGAGATGATAAATATGATAAGTGCTATTATTAAGCTCATCATTTCGGCAATAGTATTGCTGTTAGTAGGTGTCATAGTACCTGGATTCAGTGTGGCAGGCTTTTGGGGTGCTATCGTTGCATCAATAGTTATAATCGGGCTCAGTTATCTGGCAACGATGCTGTTTGGGAAAGATATGTCGCCCTATGGGAGAGGCTTTGTAAGCTTTTTATTATCCGCTATTGTGCTGTATCTCTCTCAGTTCATTGTTTCTTCGATAGACATGAACTTTTTAGGAGCATTATTGGCGTCTTTCGTTATAGGCCTTGTTGATGCTTTTATACCCACACAGTTTAGATAGTCTGTAACGGAAGAAGATAATTTATCGGCGGTATACCGGCGTTCGCATTGATTATGGTATACAGCCGTTCGCATAGAGCGCAAAAACCGGGGTAATTCCCCGGTTTTTAATGTCACATTTATAACGTTTCCGCGGTCTGCAGGCAAGATTACGCTATAAGCACATGTCTGCCATGTAATGGTGGGATATATAGTAGTGCAAACAGCAGCTTATCCCAGCACACAGGTAACATCCTCTAATCCGTCGTCTATAAGCAACTCCGCTCCTAGGCCGGTTGCTTTTATCTTTGCTCCGTCTGCCTGTGTCACTGCGAATACATTGCGCAGCAGCACCGACAAACCATTCACCTTACCGTTAAAGTGCATGTGTACTGTGTCACCATCTTTTAACACTGTCGCTTTCAATATAAGGCTACCGTCCCTGTCATAAACTGTAGTTTGAGCCAATTTCCCGTCTTCCAGTTCAAATGCATGAAGGGTCAGGCCGTCTCCGTATGCGTAGTCGGTAGTTTGGTCATTACTGCCAACAGGAATTATGGAATTTGGACGAACCATTAGAGGCAAACTCAAATAGTTATGCTTCTCATGCTGCCATCTGCCTCCTTCCACGACTTTATTGGAGATAAAATTCGTCCAGTATCCGTCAGGCAGATAATAATCCACTGTGCTGTCATCGTGAAAGATAGGTGCTATCAATAGAGAATCGCCCAACATATACTGTCTGTCCAACCAAGCGCAGTTTGCGTCTTCAGGGAATTCCAGTACCATGCTGCGCATAGATGGTATCCCTCTCTGAGCAGTGATGCAGGCCATGCTGTATAGATATGGCATCAAAGAACATTTCAACTCTGTAAAATGCCTCACCACGTCGACAGCTTCTTCATCGAACAACCACGGCACGCGATATGAACCACTGCCGTGTAGCCTGCTATGAGTGGATAACAGGCCGAAAGCAGCCCACCGCTTGTAAAGGTCCGGTGTAGCCGTGCTTTCAAAACCGCTTATATCGTGACTCCAAAAGCCAAATCCGGACATGGCCAATGATAATCCGCCGCGCAGGCTTTCGGCCATCGAGTAATATTCGGAATCGCAGTCACCACCCCAGTGTACCGGGAATTTCTGGCTGCCGGCTGTAGCGCTGCGCGCAAATACGAGTGCGTTGTTCTCGCCTTTGTTTTTCTTCACAAGCTTAAATACGGTTTTATTATACAAATAGGTATAATAATTATGCATCTTTATAGGATCGCTGCCATCGAAATAAACCACATCGGTCGGAATTCTTTCCCCAAAATCTGTCTTGAAACAATCCACACCCATATCCATTAACCTTTGTAATTTACTGCAATACCACTCGCAAGCAGCCGGATTGGTAAAATCCACAAGTCCCATGCCCGGTTGCCACATATCCCATTGCCATACATCCCCATTTTGTCGCTTAAGCAGATAGCCGTTTTGCTTGCCCTCCTCAAATAAAGGTGATTTCTGTGCGATATAAGGATTGATCCATACGCATATTTTGAGTCCCTTTTCTTTTAACCGCGCCAACATGCCAGCCGGATCGGGAAATTGGCGCTCATCCCATTCGAAGTTACACCATTCGTATTCTTTCATCCAGAAGCAATCGAAATGGAATACGCTCAACGGTATGCCGCGCTGCGTCATACCATCTATGAAGGAATTAACTGTCTTCTCATCATAATCAGTAGTAAACGATGTAGAAAGCCACAGGCCGAATGACCATGCCGGAGGCAGCGCCGGCCGCCCGGTCAAAGCGGTATAATTCTCCAGCACCCCTTTCATGTCATCTCCGCCTATAACCATATAATCCAGTTTCTCACCAGGCACGCTAAATTGCACCCTGGACACCACTTCAGATGCTATCTCGTACGAGACACGACCAGTATCGTTGACAAAAACACCATAACCTTTATTGGTCATGTAAAATGGTATATTCTTATACGCCTGTTCCGATGCCGTTCCGCCGTCCTCATTCCATATATCCACGACCTGGCCGTTTTTTACGAAAGGTGTGAAACGCTCACCGAGGCCGTAGACAGTTTCTCCCACGTCTAAGGCCAGTTGCTCGCGCATATATACGCCATCCGGCGCCGTAATATATCCGAGCTGCCTATTGCCGGTGGATGTAAGAAGCCGGCCGTCATAAATGTATTGTATCTTAAAATCCCTTTTGCATATCCTTGCACAGAGCTTGCCGCTGGATATGGTTATCTCATCGTCGGTTTCGACAACACCGAGAGGATATGACTCATCGGCCAGCTCAAACGACGGCTCTTTTTGTGTACCACCTGTAAAGTGATAAGCCTGAACGCGTATGATATTCTCGCGCGGAGAGCTGAAACGTATGGTAAGCAGAGGTCCCCCCAACGTCTGCCCACGGTGCATTATCTTTACCGGCGGGCAGTAAACAGTAACCGAATTATCGTCCCTCTTTACATCATACACCTCAGCAGCGTTATAGATATTTACACCCTTTTTCTTCAACCAATAACCATCTGTAAACTTCATATACATCCTCTTCCTAACTAAGATTCTTTTAAACTATTCTTTAACTGCCCCAAGCATTATACCTGTAACAAAATACTTTTGCAAGAACGGATATACTATGAGCACTGGAGTTATGGCGATAAACACTTTCGCAGCATTTAAAGACTTATTGGATAACTCCGAAAGCCTCTTATATTGATCCGGCGTTAGAGTCGTATCACTCGGTATGCTGACAACTAGCTGCTGAATGTATGTCTGCAACGGATATTTTGACGCATCGCTCATCAAAACCAAACCGTTGAAGAACTCATTCCAATGATAGACCCCCGTAAATAGGGTAACTGTAGCGATAACCGGCAGCGAACACGGAACAACGATGCCGAACAAAATACGCCACGGCCCGGCTCCGTCTATAACAGCCGCTTCCTCTATATCGGCAGGCAAATTGCGGAAGAAATTCATAAGCAGAATAACATTGAAAACAGGCAAACCGCCAGCTAAAACCAACGCCCATATGGTATCCAGCAAATGATAGCTTTTAACAGTAAGATACCATGGTATCAACCCACCATTGAACAACATGCAAAAAATAACAATCCACATAAATATATCACGGGCCTTGAAATCTCGTTTTGACTTAGAAAGCGGATAGGCCATCATTATCATCACGAGAAGGGATAATCCCGTACCCAAAACTACGCGCTGGATGGATATCCAGAACGAATTAAAAAACTTTATATCGCTCATTATCTCTCTATATGAAGCGAGTGAAAAACCAATCGGATAAAATGTAACCAAACCTGCATTAGCCGCCGATTTAACCGAAATAGACAGCGAAAAAGTATACCAAAGGGGGTACAGGCAGGATAAAGTCAAAATCGTAAGAATTATTATATTTACTATATTAAAAATACGTGATCCAAGCGTTTTGTTTTGAACCATGAGGTTACCTCCTAAAATATTCTATAATCCGCAAACTTATACGCTAATACATAAGATACCGTAATCAATATAAAGCTAACGGCTGACTTAAGCAAACCGGCCGCCGTAGCGAGCGAAAATTGCAAGTTTTGCAATCCTAAACGGTATATCCATGTATCAAGTATGTCTCCGGTAGAATAGACTAATGGATTATATAAATTATAGACCTGATCGAAACCGGCATTAAGGATATTCCCGAGGGCCAATACACCTAAAAGTACAATAGTCGGTGTCAGTTCTGGCAAAGTTATATGCCACATACTCTGCCATCGGTTAGCACCATCTATAGCGGCTGCCTCATAAAGATTCGGATTCACAGAAGTAAGAGCGGCCAGAAATATAACAGCATTATAGCCGAATTCTTTCCATACATCGGTTCCGATAAGCAACTCACGAAAGATAGATGGATCAGCCATAAAAAGCCTGGGTTGTGCACCAAACCAACCAGCAATAGTATTTACAACGCCATTATAACCAAAAATGCCTATTACAATGGTAGCCATAATGACCCACGACAAAAAATGGGGTACAAAAACAACTGTTTGAACAAATTTCTTATAGCGTAAGCTTCTAACCTCGTTAAGCAATAAAGCAAATGTCAGAGGCACAATCAAATTCAATACGATTTTGCCTATAGAAATAATAAGCGTATTGATGATAACCTGTTTACTATCATCCAATTGAAATAAATAACGGAAGTTTTCCAAACCAATCCATTCAGAATGCAAGATACCTTGTCCCGGATTGTAATCCTGAAATGCCATAATTATGCCAAACATCGGTACAATGCTGAACAATAAAAGCCATAGCATGCCAGGCAACATCATCAAATAATAATGCTTTTGAATTCCTATTTTCCTAGTTTTCATGCCAAATTCTCCTCACAAATATACGATCATATTATATAAGGCGCCGGTTATTCCAGCGCCTTATTATCTTTATTAAACGAGTAACGATAAATTTTACTTTTTGCTCTTATCGTACTCTGCCTGTACTTCGGCCGTTATCTCGTCTCCGCCCTGTGCTTTCCACTTGGTAACAAACTCATCAAAAGCACTAGACGGCTCTCCGAGTATAATCTTAAGGACAGTCTCATCCTCGAGCTTCTTGAGATTGGCCCATTTTCTCTCCATAGTATCGGTTTGGTTATATGTCACGCTGTAAACTTTTTTATCCGGCGTAACGGTCGCGTAAGGGCGATCGCCAACCAGAAGAGCATACATGCGCTGGAAGTTACCAAAGTCTGTCTGATCGAAATCAGAGACATTCAATTCTTCGTTAGCCGATTTGACTACATTCTTCACCACTTTCGCGTCGGCATACATCAGCTTATATAGACTATTCGGTTTATTGTAATCCTCGGGCTGCGTTTCTCCTTTCAGCACCTTATGCAACTCTTTATACTCGTACTCGCACTCGTCGGCGGCTGCCATGACATTGCGCAATGGATACCATCCTATAGCTACCGATGTATCAAAAGTCCCTTCATCACGTACCAATGCGTTATTCATGATGATGATCGCTTTGGCCACATCCTCGCTAGCATCCTTGCTAATCAGGGTATAGGTGGTACCGACCGTCTTCATATGAACATTCCATTTACCGTCATCAGTATATACCGGATAGGCCTGCCAATTGGCATTTGGGTCATTTTTGAACGAATCTCCATTGCCATACCCGAGGCTCCACCACGGGCCAAAGAATATACCTGCTTGATTGGCGTTTACAGGTTCGGCCGAAGAATCTCGTGTACCCATTTCAGGATCTATCAATCCCTCTTTATACCATTTGGCCAGAAGTTCCAAAGTCTTTTTCGTATTTTGGCTTAAGGTGCCATATGTTACCTTTCCAGTGCCATCATCCACCCAATATCCCGGATAAGCATCCATAGCTTGGAATACAGGATCAAATCCATGAGCATTATTCGATGACATCAGGAATGTACAATACGGGTAACTATTTTTATCCGGTCCGACAATGCCGATGGTATTGTCCCCAGCCATTTTATTATCTACAAACGCCTTAGCCGTTTTCTCAATGTCACTCAACGTTTTGGGTACCGGAAGGCTAAGCTTATCCAGCCAATCTTTGCGGATAAGCATAACATGCACACCATCCGTGTCAACGGTGACATTAGGAAGAGCAACCATCTTACCATCATAACTGGCATTCTCCATCGCGCGACCTTGTGTGCTGTCCATGATCTCTTTAACCTGAGACGAAGCAGTTTTATCAAATAACTCGGTGATATCGTATAACAGTCCCGACTTTGCCGCTTTTACCATATAGGTACGATCGTTTGCGATCAATCCATCCGGCAGATCTCCAGATGCTATGGCAAGACTTACTTTTTGATTATAGTTATTACCTTGTGCCGCAGTCCAATCTACTATAACATTGATGTTATAGTTGTCCTTCAAATAACGCGTGTACTGATTATTCCCTGCGCTATCGCCGCTAGGCAATGTCTTATCTGTAGGGTCGACGCTCATACCAATATGCACATCGACAGGTTCAGGAAATTTTTGGAATGCGGCGGCGTCTCCCGTCAATTCAGACGTAGTATCTGTCGTAGCAGGATTATTGCTTTCATCGGAACTCGGTTTTGTAGTATCGCCCGACGAACACGCCACTGCAACAATCGCCAGAACACCTATTAAGACAATAGCCAAAATCCTTCTTTTCAAAATAACTCCTCCTCTTTTTTGAACGCCTTAAAAACCCAGATATCGGCTCTCAAGATTGTTCATATCGTTTGCATAATGATTGTACCTCTAAAACAATTTCGGGTAAACGGTATATTGTTGTCTATTAATCATAATTTTTTTGGTTATTTCAAATATGCATGGCTGATTGGTAGGTATTTGTCACAGCATTGTTTAACAATCGTTGCTATTGGTGGACAATTGTTGTCTGAAGCGCGACGGGCTTACATGAACTTGTTCATAAAATACACGCGAGAAATACTTCACGTCCTCATAGCCAACCGTTTGCGCAATATCAGCAACCGTTCGATTTGGATCAGTTAGCAGCTTTTTAGCCATACTAACCCTTTGCTTTTTTATATAATCGTTAAAAGTAAGCCCCGTTATTTTTTTGAAGTTTTGGGAAAAATAGCTTCTGCTCATATTTACGTGGTATGCTACCTCTTCTTCACGGATAGGCATATTTATATTCTCTTTAATAAAAGCCACTGCTTTTATGATACACACTGGCATTGCACCAAGATCAGAGGCTTGCACAGCTTTGCATATTAGGGCTTCCCTATAACATTTTATCCATTCGATAGCCGCATCTATACTTCTTGAATCAGGCAGATTTTCTTCCTTAATATTGGTAGCAGATTCCACCATAACCAATAACTTTATAAACAATTGCTCCACGCGACGCATAGGAATCCTATTCTCTTTTAATCTTAAACATAGCTCTGCGAATACATCGTCATCGTAAAGCCAATAAAGCTTATACCATTCCTGTTTTATTTCCTCCCATACGTTCTCATTTATTTCCGTTTCTTGATCATATTCAGAATACCGGGAATCCTGTTCATCAAGCAAAACATGCTGCTTCTTGCCCTCTAACTTCCGAATGATCCGACTAAAGATCTGGTCATAATTTTCCGACTCAAGCTCTGCTTTGGAAATGTAATCCAATGCGCCGAGCCTTAATGCCGCCTGAACATATTCAAAATTTTCGTGAAACGTTAAAACAACAAAATCGACATTAGGATAACTCTTTCGTACCTCCCTCATCAATTCTATCCCGGACATCACAGGCATAGCGAGATCGACAAACATCAGATCAACAGCATTATGAGCAAGAAATTCTAATGCTCTGGCACCATTAGGTACATCGCCCACGATCTCCATCCCATAAGAGGACCATGGCATCATAGCTATCAAACCTTTACGCGCCAGTTTATCATCATCTACTATCAACACGTGAATCACATTTCTACCTCCCTTGAAACGGCAAAACGAGCATGACTTTTGTGCCCATATCCGGTTCGCTTTCAATATGCATCAGATCACCTCTGCCATAAAAAGATTCCAACATTAAGTAAACATACCGCAAGCCGATACCTTGGCCAAACGAATCCTCATCTAAGCCATTAGGGCAAAGCAGGGCTTCCAGCGCTTGTTTATCCAGCCCTTTGCCATTATCAGCGATGATTATCTTTATTATTTTATCACTATAATCCGCTGAAATATCGATATTGAGTATACCATTTTCATCAAGTCCATGGCAAATAGCATTTTCCGCAAGGGGTTGAAGTATCAATCGAGGGACACATATATCGAGATAATCGCCCTCCTCAATATTGATACAAGCTTCGAAATCATAACGCGTTTTCTGTAGTTCTATATAAGTCTTCAGCATCTTGATTTCAGTTCTAAGCGTGGTATCCTGATCGGATTTACCGAGACTATAGCTTAATATATAATTGAGTTTGGAAATATAGCTATCGATATCGTGCTGCTGGTGCATTACTGCCATCCAATGAGCAGAATTTAGCGCGTTCATGAGAAAGTGCGGGTTGATTTGATAGGATAGCTTTTCAATCTCCAGTTTATGGCGTTGCCTTTCTTTGTTCTCTATATCTTGCATAAGGGTTTGTATACGCATTTTCATAGCATTAAACTGATCGAACATATGGTCGAATTCCTCAACACCTGTATTATAATCCACCATAGTCATATTACCATTGCCCAGTTCTTCCATCTCTTCTTCAAAGATATACAATGGCTTATAAATCAATTGGTGAAGCATGATGGCGGTAACCACCATAACAAGCAGCGTAAAGATGGCGATAAGCGATATATTGGTTCTCCATGCATAAAGCTCTCTATTATAACTGCTTATAGGAAGCAGAAGCACATTGGTAAAACCGTGATGGCTGTCCTTCCGATTCCATATATATCCCTCAATTGTACCCGATGGTTTTTGCGAATCTAAATTAAGCGTTTGCCCTACCTTAAAAACATTACTGTTGCTACTATATTTTATTTGTTGATTTTTGTCGATCTGCAATAATATATATGGCATATGTTGGGAACCGAAAATATCGTCAAAATTCTCTCCCATATCATTTTTAGTCTCAGCATACAGTACTAGCTTAAGACCATTTGAGAAAACAGCGTCGCGCGTAACTGATATAACCTGACCACCGCTGAATCTATATCCGGAAGAATGGGGCGGCTGATAAGAAATCTCCAAGTTTTGCTTTAGACTAGGCAGATGCTGAAGCAACAGATCCTCGCTTGGTGGAAGGTTGGAGAATAACGGTGCGTTATCTTTGGGATTATAATACATCACCAGTTGTACATTGGGATATGAATACGTAAGCATCTCAATATTATTGGAAATCCTGCGCGATAGCATAGCCTTATCAAATTGCTGATCAGCAAAAAAGTAGCCGTCTACATCACTTCCCACATATCCCTGAGGCATCATTTGCTGCGTTATCTGCATCAGATTATAATAATCCCTATCGCATTGATCTGTAAATCGTTCCAAAGCGGACACTATAGACGTATTTATTTTATTCTGTTGCATCGAATATATGGCATTATATGAGGTAAATGCCATAAGCATAAAGCTCATCAGCATACCAATTGTTAGTGTAAATATTAATCTTTGTTTAAGCGTTTTAAACTTCATCACAATCTCTTACATTATTATAATTATTTACCAATAATGCTCCGCTTCTCCTTCTTTTTTATGTAGAAAAAGTATCGTATAGAATAAAGCCGACATGATATAGTATAACAATAATCCTATGGACATTCAAGTACTTAGAATTTCATCAAAAATGTAGCAGCTAGTGACCATTCATGTACTGTTGCGCATAGGCGACAGCAACGATTAGCCTCAAGGTGATTTTGTGAAGGATATCTGGTGAAACTTAGCGACGTGTAGGACAAGGCTTAATATATATTAAGCCTTCTATAAACGAAGGAAACAAGTAGTTGGAAATTTTCGAAACAAGCTTTAGTTTCACGATACCCGAAATACATGAACCGAGAGCTAATCGTTGTCAAGCCTGCGTGATAGTTGAATAGTTATAATATATTTCTTAACCGTTGCTGCTGGATTTTAGTTTTATAAAGATTTCCTTACCTTCCTCAATCGATGCAGCCGACGTGGTTATTATAATATTCCGTTTCTTCGGCCAATCACCGGCTATAAGCCGCTGTCCTACCGGTGATTTAATATCTACATATTGTAGAAGGGCTAAGCGCTTAGGAGCTCTTTCAGACAAATCCCACAGGTCGTGATACTTGCCATCATAATCCAGGCCGCTGATTTCATCGATATTAAAGAACTCATCGATTACTTTGTCCGACGTACCACAATAATGCACCCTACCGCCCCCTATAGCCCTCATTAGCCTTATATCCTGCGGCAGCACATGCTTTTTGTATAATTCGGGGCTTATCATATGCACAGAACAATTGCTGATACGCGCTGTCCCTTTCCACAGTGCCCCCCAATCAAAAAACCATTCCTTATCACCGCCGATCATCTGCTTAAGATATGGGATTAGATCGACCATATAATCGGTAACAAGATCGAGTAACGCGTCTACAGCATCAGGATCATCGTAGAAATCCAGCAATATGTCGTTACCTCGAATAAGGTGGGCATTGTTAAAAGGGCTCTGTACATCCGGATGTTGTATATGGATACTAATAGATAGGTTCTCAAGGAACACCTCGGTATATTCCTTAAGCTTACCATACCAGCCAGCATTAAGCGTCGGCTTTTTCATTTTATAAACATCTTTTGAGCTTTTTATTACGTGAGTTTTAGCTGCTGGCAGGCTGTTAGTAGGTATAGCCAACTCACAGCCGAAAGCAGCAGGTATCTGCGCCGTACCGAATTGCACCCTAACGGTAGGCACGCAGTCATCTCCAATCTCCAGATGCGGCCTCAAGGTGTCCAGTTCAGCCTTAAGCATAATAAGCGGATCGGCCAAGCGCTCTTCCCATGTAGGTAAGCCATCAACAGATACATCCACAATGATCATAGGCGAACAATTATCCGGATCCTCATAAAGCATTTTATATTGAGCATATATCCGTTCGAATCGCTTTAATTGATAATCATCTATAAGCAAATAATTCTTTAAATCCAACAGTAATACCCCATTTTCTATCCTTTGACCGAGCCTACCGTAAGCCCTTCCACAAAATACTTCTGGAAGAACGGGAACACAACCAGCATCGGCCCGGCCGCCACCACGGCCATAGCCATACGAGCGGATTCGGAAGGGACCAAATCAGCATTTATGAACGCGGCCGGCATATTGTCCATGAGCTGCTGCATGAACTGTATGTTCGACAACATCCTCTGAAGCAAATATTGCAATGGCATCAGTTCGGGTTTGTTTATATATAATAACGCCGTAAACCAATCGTTCCAGCGCCCCATAGCGCCCAAAAACGCAACTGTAGCCAAAGCCGGCGTGGATAACGGAAGCATAAACTGAAAGAACACCCTCATTTCGCTCGCGCCATCCATCTTAGCCGATTCTATGATAGATTCCGGCATCTTCTGAAAGAATGTGCGCAGCAGTATGATATGCCAGGCATTTATAAGCCCCGGTACTATGAGTACCCATATAGTATCGGCCATATGGAGATATTGCGTGATGAGTATATATGTCGGCGCCAATCCGCCGTTGAATAACATCGTAAAAAATATATAGAATGAGATCGGGCTTTTATACTTAAAGCTGCTACGCGACAAGGCGTACGCAATCATAGCCATAAAAAGCACGCTCAAAATTGTCCCGATAACCGTTACGAATATAGTAACCTCATATGACCTTATAAGCTGCGTCGGGTCCGAAAATATATATCTATATGCCGACAGATCAACGTTTTTGGGTATAAGGCTGTATCCGAAATCCACTATATCTTTTTCGCCCGATAAAGATATGGACACCACCGCTATAAACGGTATAAGGCATATTATCGCA encodes:
- a CDS encoding extracellular solute-binding protein, translated to MKRRILAIVLIGVLAIVAVACSSGDTTKPSSDESNNPATTDTTSELTGDAAAFQKFPEPVDVHIGMSVDPTDKTLPSGDSAGNNQYTRYLKDNYNINVIVDWTAAQGNNYNQKVSLAIASGDLPDGLIANDRTYMVKAAKSGLLYDITELFDKTASSQVKEIMDSTQGRAMENASYDGKMVALPNVTVDTDGVHVMLIRKDWLDKLSLPVPKTLSDIEKTAKAFVDNKMAGDNTIGIVGPDKNSYPYCTFLMSSNNAHGFDPVFQAMDAYPGYWVDDGTGKVTYGTLSQNTKKTLELLAKWYKEGLIDPEMGTRDSSAEPVNANQAGIFFGPWWSLGYGNGDSFKNDPNANWQAYPVYTDDGKWNVHMKTVGTTYTLISKDASEDVAKAIIIMNNALVRDEGTFDTSVAIGWYPLRNVMAAADECEYEYKELHKVLKGETQPEDYNKPNSLYKLMYADAKVVKNVVKSANEELNVSDFDQTDFGNFQRMYALLVGDRPYATVTPDKKVYSVTYNQTDTMERKWANLKKLEDETVLKIILGEPSSAFDEFVTKWKAQGGDEITAEVQAEYDKSKK
- a CDS encoding phage holin family protein, with the translated sequence MISAIIKLIISAIVLLLVGVIVPGFSVAGFWGAIVASIVIIGLSYLATMLFGKDMSPYGRGFVSFLLSAIVLYLSQFIVSSIDMNFLGALLASFVIGLVDAFIPTQFR
- a CDS encoding sensor histidine kinase, producing the protein MKFKTLKQRLIFTLTIGMLMSFMLMAFTSYNAIYSMQQNKINTSIVSALERFTDQCDRDYYNLMQITQQMMPQGYVGSDVDGYFFADQQFDKAMLSRRISNNIEMLTYSYPNVQLVMYYNPKDNAPLFSNLPPSEDLLLQHLPSLKQNLEISYQPPHSSGYRFSGGQVISVTRDAVFSNGLKLVLYAETKNDMGENFDDIFGSQHMPYILLQIDKNQQIKYSSNSNVFKVGQTLNLDSQKPSGTIEGYIWNRKDSHHGFTNVLLLPISSYNRELYAWRTNISLIAIFTLLVMVVTAIMLHQLIYKPLYIFEEEMEELGNGNMTMVDYNTGVEEFDHMFDQFNAMKMRIQTLMQDIENKERQRHKLEIEKLSYQINPHFLMNALNSAHWMAVMHQQHDIDSYISKLNYILSYSLGKSDQDTTLRTEIKMLKTYIELQKTRYDFEACINIEEGDYLDICVPRLILQPLAENAICHGLDENGILNIDISADYSDKIIKIIIADNGKGLDKQALEALLCPNGLDEDSFGQGIGLRYVYLMLESFYGRGDLMHIESEPDMGTKVMLVLPFQGR
- a CDS encoding uroporphyrinogen decarboxylase family protein, translating into MDLKNYLLIDDYQLKRFERIYAQYKMLYEDPDNCSPMIIVDVSVDGLPTWEERLADPLIMLKAELDTLRPHLEIGDDCVPTVRVQFGTAQIPAAFGCELAIPTNSLPAAKTHVIKSSKDVYKMKKPTLNAGWYGKLKEYTEVFLENLSISIHIQHPDVQSPFNNAHLIRGNDILLDFYDDPDAVDALLDLVTDYMVDLIPYLKQMIGGDKEWFFDWGALWKGTARISNCSVHMISPELYKKHVLPQDIRLMRAIGGGRVHYCGTSDKVIDEFFNIDEISGLDYDGKYHDLWDLSERAPKRLALLQYVDIKSPVGQRLIAGDWPKKRNIIITTSAASIEEGKEIFIKLKSSSNG
- the yicI gene encoding alpha-xylosidase, yielding MKFTDGYWLKKKGVNIYNAAEVYDVKRDDNSVTVYCPPVKIMHRGQTLGGPLLTIRFSSPRENIIRVQAYHFTGGTQKEPSFELADESYPLGVVETDDEITISSGKLCARICKRDFKIQYIYDGRLLTSTGNRQLGYITAPDGVYMREQLALDVGETVYGLGERFTPFVKNGQVVDIWNEDGGTASEQAYKNIPFYMTNKGYGVFVNDTGRVSYEIASEVVSRVQFSVPGEKLDYMVIGGDDMKGVLENYTALTGRPALPPAWSFGLWLSTSFTTDYDEKTVNSFIDGMTQRGIPLSVFHFDCFWMKEYEWCNFEWDERQFPDPAGMLARLKEKGLKICVWINPYIAQKSPLFEEGKQNGYLLKRQNGDVWQWDMWQPGMGLVDFTNPAACEWYCSKLQRLMDMGVDCFKTDFGERIPTDVVYFDGSDPIKMHNYYTYLYNKTVFKLVKKNKGENNALVFARSATAGSQKFPVHWGGDCDSEYYSMAESLRGGLSLAMSGFGFWSHDISGFESTATPDLYKRWAAFGLLSTHSRLHGSGSYRVPWLFDEEAVDVVRHFTELKCSLMPYLYSMACITAQRGIPSMRSMVLEFPEDANCAWLDRQYMLGDSLLIAPIFHDDSTVDYYLPDGYWTNFISNKVVEGGRWQHEKHNYLSLPLMVRPNSIIPVGSNDQTTDYAYGDGLTLHAFELEDGKLAQTTVYDRDGSLILKATVLKDGDTVHMHFNGKVNGLSVLLRNVFAVTQADGAKIKATGLGAELLIDDGLEDVTCVLG
- a CDS encoding carbohydrate ABC transporter permease, whose amino-acid sequence is MVQNKTLGSRIFNIVNIIILTILTLSCLYPLWYTFSLSISVKSAANAGLVTFYPIGFSLASYREIMSDIKFFNSFWISIQRVVLGTGLSLLVMIMMAYPLSKSKRDFKARDIFMWIVIFCMLFNGGLIPWYLTVKSYHLLDTIWALVLAGGLPVFNVILLMNFFRNLPADIEEAAVIDGAGPWRILFGIVVPCSLPVIATVTLFTGVYHWNEFFNGLVLMSDASKYPLQTYIQQLVVSIPSDTTLTPDQYKRLSELSNKSLNAAKVFIAITPVLIVYPFLQKYFVTGIMLGAVKE
- a CDS encoding response regulator transcription factor, yielding MIHVLIVDDDKLARKGLIAMMPWSSYGMEIVGDVPNGARALEFLAHNAVDLMFVDLAMPVMSGIELMREVRKSYPNVDFVVLTFHENFEYVQAALRLGALDYISKAELESENYDQIFSRIIRKLEGKKQHVLLDEQDSRYSEYDQETEINENVWEEIKQEWYKLYWLYDDDVFAELCLRLKENRIPMRRVEQLFIKLLVMVESATNIKEENLPDSRSIDAAIEWIKCYREALICKAVQASDLGAMPVCIIKAVAFIKENINMPIREEEVAYHVNMSRSYFSQNFKKITGLTFNDYIKKQRVSMAKKLLTDPNRTVADIAQTVGYEDVKYFSRVFYEQVHVSPSRFRQQLSTNSNDC
- a CDS encoding carbohydrate ABC transporter permease, translated to MNKTNKVSIGPTLIYIFFSIYAIICLIPFIAVVSISLSGEKDIVDFGYSLIPKNVDLSAYRYIFSDPTQLIRSYEVTIFVTVIGTILSVLFMAMIAYALSRSSFKYKSPISFYIFFTMLFNGGLAPTYILITQYLHMADTIWVLIVPGLINAWHIILLRTFFQKMPESIIESAKMDGASEMRVFFQFMLPLSTPALATVAFLGAMGRWNDWFTALLYINKPELMPLQYLLQRMLSNIQFMQQLMDNMPAAFINADLVPSESARMAMAVVAAGPMLVVFPFFQKYFVEGLTVGSVKG
- a CDS encoding ABC transporter permease, yielding MKTRKIGIQKHYYLMMLPGMLWLLLFSIVPMFGIIMAFQDYNPGQGILHSEWIGLENFRYLFQLDDSKQVIINTLIISIGKIVLNLIVPLTFALLLNEVRSLRYKKFVQTVVFVPHFLSWVIMATIVIGIFGYNGVVNTIAGWFGAQPRLFMADPSIFRELLIGTDVWKEFGYNAVIFLAALTSVNPNLYEAAAIDGANRWQSMWHITLPELTPTIVLLGVLALGNILNAGFDQVYNLYNPLVYSTGDILDTWIYRLGLQNLQFSLATAAGLLKSAVSFILITVSYVLAYKFADYRIF